One Pseudomonas lalucatii genomic window carries:
- a CDS encoding cbb3-type cytochrome oxidase subunit 3, protein MPSFLTDVGTIRGIGTAVVFIAFIAVVLWAYSSKRKSSFDEAANLPFADDPKADERDEQSSRSNNQ, encoded by the coding sequence ATGCCTTCTTTTCTCACGGACGTCGGGACTATTCGCGGCATAGGCACGGCGGTGGTGTTCATCGCCTTCATCGCCGTGGTCCTCTGGGCCTACAGCAGCAAACGCAAGTCGAGCTTCGACGAAGCCGCCAACCTGCCCTTTGCCGATGACCCCAAAGCCGACGAGCGTGACGAGCAATCTTCCAGGAGCAATAACCAATGA
- the ccoO gene encoding cytochrome-c oxidase, cbb3-type subunit II, which produces MKHEIIEKNIGLMALLMVLAVSIGGLTQIVPLFFQDVTNEPVAGLKPYTALQLEGRDIYIKEGCVGCHSQMIRPFRAETERYGHYSVAGESVWDHPFLWGSKRTGPDLARVGGRYSNEWQRAHLYNPRNLVPESKMPAYPWLVENQLDGQDTARKMQVMRGFGVPYSDADIAGARDAVKGKSEMDALVAYLQVLGTALKNKR; this is translated from the coding sequence ATGAAACACGAAATCATCGAGAAGAACATCGGCCTGATGGCCCTGCTGATGGTCCTGGCCGTCAGCATCGGCGGCCTGACCCAGATCGTCCCGCTGTTCTTTCAGGACGTCACCAACGAGCCGGTGGCCGGGCTCAAGCCCTACACCGCGCTGCAGCTGGAAGGCCGCGACATCTACATCAAGGAAGGCTGCGTCGGCTGCCACTCGCAGATGATCCGCCCGTTCCGTGCCGAGACCGAGCGCTACGGCCACTACTCGGTGGCCGGCGAGAGCGTCTGGGACCACCCCTTCCTGTGGGGCTCCAAGCGCACCGGTCCGGACCTGGCCCGGGTCGGCGGCCGCTACTCGAACGAGTGGCAGCGCGCCCACCTGTACAACCCGCGCAACCTGGTGCCGGAGTCGAAGATGCCGGCCTACCCCTGGCTGGTGGAGAACCAGCTGGACGGCCAGGACACCGCCAGGAAGATGCAGGTCATGCGCGGCTTCGGCGTGCCCTACAGCGATGCAGACATCGCCGGGGCCAGGGATGCGGTGAAGGGCAAGAGCGAGATGGATGCACTGGTCGCGTACCTGCAGGTGCTCGGCACCGCACTGAAGAACAAGAGGTAG
- the ccoN gene encoding cytochrome-c oxidase, cbb3-type subunit I, with protein sequence MNTTTSAAYNYKVVRQFAIMTVVWGLVGMGLGVLIAAQLAWPGLNFDLPWTSFGRLRPLHTNAVIFAFGGCALFATSYYAVQRTSQAALFAPRLAAFTFWGWQLVIVLAAISLPLGYTSSKEYAELEWPIDILITLVWVSYAVVFFGTVIKRKVSHIYVGNWFFGGFILTVALLHLVNNLEVPVSLTKSYSIYSGATDAMIQWWYGHNAVGFFLTAGFLGMMYYFVPKQAERPVYSYRLSIVHFWALITLYIWAGPHHLHYTALPDWAQSLGMVMSLVLLAPSWGGMINGMMTLSGAWHKLRTDPILRFLVVSLAFYGMSTFEGPMMAVKTVNALSHYTDWTIGHVHAGALGWVAMISIGSLYHLIPKVFGRAQMHSIGLINAHFWLATIGTVLYIASMWVNGITQGLMWRAVNEDGTLTYSFVEALEASHPGFVVRVVGGAIFFAGMLLMAWNVWQTVRASKPAEVQAAAQFSVEGAH encoded by the coding sequence ATGAACACAACAACCAGTGCCGCCTACAACTACAAGGTGGTCCGCCAGTTCGCCATTATGACAGTGGTGTGGGGCCTAGTCGGCATGGGCCTCGGCGTGCTGATCGCCGCTCAGCTGGCCTGGCCCGGCCTCAACTTCGACCTGCCCTGGACCAGCTTCGGCCGCCTGCGGCCACTGCACACCAACGCGGTGATCTTCGCCTTCGGCGGCTGCGCCCTGTTCGCCACCAGCTACTACGCGGTGCAGCGCACCTCCCAGGCCGCGCTGTTCGCCCCCAGGCTGGCCGCCTTCACCTTCTGGGGCTGGCAGCTGGTGATAGTGCTGGCGGCCATCAGCCTGCCGCTGGGCTACACCAGCTCCAAGGAATACGCCGAGCTGGAATGGCCGATCGACATCCTCATCACCCTGGTCTGGGTCAGCTACGCCGTGGTCTTCTTCGGCACGGTGATCAAGCGCAAGGTCAGCCACATCTATGTGGGCAACTGGTTCTTCGGCGGTTTCATCCTCACCGTGGCCCTGCTGCACCTGGTCAACAACCTGGAGGTGCCGGTCAGCCTGACCAAGTCCTATTCGATCTACTCCGGCGCCACCGACGCGATGATCCAGTGGTGGTACGGCCACAACGCCGTGGGTTTCTTCCTCACCGCCGGTTTCCTGGGGATGATGTACTACTTCGTGCCCAAGCAGGCCGAGCGCCCGGTCTACTCCTATCGCCTGTCCATCGTGCACTTCTGGGCGCTGATCACCCTGTATATCTGGGCCGGCCCGCACCACCTGCACTACACCGCCCTGCCGGACTGGGCCCAGTCCCTCGGCATGGTCATGTCGCTGGTGCTGCTGGCGCCGAGCTGGGGCGGCATGATCAACGGCATGATGACCCTCTCCGGCGCCTGGCATAAGTTGCGCACCGACCCCATCCTGCGCTTCCTCGTGGTGTCCCTGGCCTTCTACGGCATGTCCACCTTCGAAGGCCCGATGATGGCGGTCAAGACCGTCAACGCCCTGTCGCACTACACCGACTGGACCATCGGCCACGTGCATGCCGGGGCGCTGGGCTGGGTGGCGATGATCTCCATCGGCTCGCTCTACCACCTGATCCCCAAGGTGTTCGGCCGCGCGCAGATGCACAGCATCGGCCTGATCAACGCGCACTTCTGGCTGGCCACCATCGGCACCGTGCTGTACATCGCCTCGATGTGGGTCAACGGCATTACCCAGGGCCTGATGTGGCGCGCGGTCAACGAAGACGGCACCCTCACCTACTCCTTCGTCGAAGCCCTGGAAGCCAGCCACCCCGGCTTCGTGGTGCGGGTGGTCGGCGGTGCGATCTTCTTCGCCGGCATGCTGCTGATGGCCTGGAACGTCTGGCAGACGGTGCGCGCCAGCAAACCCGCCGAGGTGCAGGCCGCCGCACAGTTTTCGGTCGAAGGAGCCCACTGA
- the ccoO gene encoding cytochrome-c oxidase, cbb3-type subunit II → MKHEIIEKNIGLMALLMVLAVSIGGLTQIVPLFFQDVTNEPVEGLKPYTALQLEGRDVYISNGCVGCHSQMIRPFRAETERYGHYSVAGESVWDHPFLWGSKRTGPDLARVGGRYSDEWHRAHLYNPRNVVPESKMPSYPWLVENKLDGKHTARKMEVMRDFGVPYSDADIAGAKDAVKGKTEMDALVAYLQVLGTAIKNKR, encoded by the coding sequence ATGAAACACGAAATCATCGAGAAGAATATCGGCCTGATGGCCCTGCTGATGGTCCTGGCCGTCAGCATCGGCGGCCTGACCCAGATCGTCCCGCTGTTCTTTCAGGACGTCACCAACGAGCCGGTGGAAGGCCTCAAGCCCTACACCGCGCTGCAACTGGAAGGCCGCGACGTCTACATTTCCAACGGCTGCGTCGGCTGCCACTCGCAGATGATCCGTCCGTTCCGCGCCGAGACCGAGCGCTACGGCCACTACTCGGTGGCCGGCGAGAGCGTCTGGGACCACCCCTTCCTGTGGGGCTCCAAGCGTACCGGCCCGGACCTGGCCCGGGTCGGCGGCCGCTACTCGGACGAGTGGCACCGCGCCCACCTGTACAACCCGCGCAACGTGGTGCCGGAGTCGAAGATGCCCTCCTACCCCTGGCTGGTAGAGAACAAGCTCGACGGCAAGCACACCGCCAGGAAGATGGAAGTCATGCGTGACTTCGGCGTGCCCTACAGCGATGCAGACATCGCCGGGGCCAAGGATGCGGTGAAGGGCAAGACCGAGATGGACGCGCTGGTCGCGTACCTGCAGGTCCTCGGCACCGCCATCAAGAACAAGCGGTAA
- the ccoP gene encoding cytochrome-c oxidase, cbb3-type subunit III yields MTTFWSWYVTVLSLGTIFALTWLIFGTRKGQRQESTEETVGHVFDGVEEFDNPLPKWWFMLFVATIVFALGYLALYPGLGNWKGLLPGYDYLDNEAKTPFAANVQIADGEQRNAGWTGVHQWEKEMAKADAQYGPIFAKYAAMPIEQVAQDEQALKMGGRLFASNCSVCHGSDAKGAYGFPNLTDGDWLYGGEPETIKTTIMAGRQAAMPAWKDSLGEEGIKHVTAYVRSLSGLKSPEGIDADPLAGKEIFASSCAVCHGAEGKGQHAMGAPNLTDKTWLYGSSFAQVQQTLRYGRNGQMPAQEAFLGNDKVHLLAAYVYSLSQQGAEQ; encoded by the coding sequence ATGACCACGTTCTGGAGTTGGTACGTAACAGTACTTTCACTGGGCACCATCTTCGCCCTGACCTGGCTGATCTTCGGCACCCGCAAGGGCCAGCGCCAGGAGAGCACCGAGGAAACCGTCGGCCATGTGTTCGACGGCGTCGAGGAGTTCGACAACCCGCTGCCCAAGTGGTGGTTCATGCTGTTCGTCGCCACCATCGTCTTCGCCCTCGGCTACCTGGCCCTCTACCCGGGCCTGGGCAACTGGAAGGGCCTGCTGCCGGGCTACGACTACCTGGATAACGAGGCCAAGACCCCCTTCGCCGCCAACGTGCAGATCGCCGACGGCGAACAGCGCAACGCGGGCTGGACCGGCGTGCACCAGTGGGAGAAGGAAATGGCCAAGGCCGACGCCCAGTACGGGCCGATCTTCGCCAAGTACGCGGCCATGCCGATCGAGCAGGTCGCCCAGGACGAGCAGGCCCTGAAGATGGGCGGTCGCCTGTTCGCCTCGAACTGCTCGGTGTGCCACGGCTCCGACGCCAAGGGCGCCTACGGCTTCCCCAACCTGACCGACGGCGACTGGCTGTACGGCGGCGAGCCGGAAACCATCAAGACCACCATCATGGCCGGTCGTCAGGCGGCCATGCCGGCCTGGAAGGACAGCCTCGGCGAGGAAGGCATCAAGCACGTTACCGCCTACGTGCGCAGCCTGTCCGGCCTGAAGTCCCCCGAGGGCATCGATGCCGACCCGCTCGCCGGCAAGGAAATCTTCGCCAGCAGCTGCGCCGTGTGCCACGGCGCCGAAGGCAAGGGCCAGCACGCCATGGGCGCGCCGAACCTGACCGACAAGACCTGGCTCTACGGCTCCAGCTTTGCCCAGGTGCAGCAGACCCTGCGTTACGGCCGCAACGGCCAGATGCCGGCCCAGGAGGCCTTCCTCGGCAACGACAAGGTGCACCTGCTGGCCGCCTATGTGTACAGCCTGTCGCAGCAAGGCGCAGAGCAGTAA
- the ccoP gene encoding cytochrome-c oxidase, cbb3-type subunit III — protein sequence MSTFWSWYITLLTLGSLLALFWLIFATRKGERKGTTEQTMGHSFDGIEEYDNPLPKWWFMLFLATLVFALGYLALYPGLGNWKGLLPGYQDGWTQVAQWQREVDTAERAYGPIFAQYAAMPLEEVAKDPQALKMGGRLFATYCSICHGSDAKGAVGFPDLTDRHWRWGGDAETIKASILGGRNGMMPAWGQALGDDGVRQVAAYVRNRLAGLPLAEGSAIHLEKGAELFASNCAACHGAAGTGLAMLGAPDLTQPAGWIYGASLAQLQQTIRYGRNGQMPAQEQYLGNDKVHLLAAYVLSLSRDGDAAPRLSQH from the coding sequence ATGAGCACCTTCTGGAGCTGGTATATCACCCTGCTGACCCTCGGCAGCCTGCTCGCCCTGTTCTGGCTGATCTTCGCCACCCGCAAGGGCGAACGCAAAGGCACCACCGAGCAGACCATGGGCCACTCCTTCGACGGCATCGAGGAATACGACAACCCCTTGCCCAAGTGGTGGTTCATGCTGTTCCTCGCCACCCTGGTCTTCGCCCTCGGCTACCTGGCGCTCTATCCCGGCCTGGGCAACTGGAAGGGCCTGCTGCCCGGCTATCAGGACGGCTGGACCCAGGTCGCCCAATGGCAGCGGGAGGTGGACACGGCCGAGCGGGCCTACGGACCGATCTTCGCCCAATACGCGGCCATGCCCCTGGAAGAGGTGGCCAAAGACCCGCAGGCCCTGAAGATGGGCGGCCGCCTGTTCGCCACCTATTGCTCGATCTGTCATGGCTCGGACGCCAAGGGTGCGGTGGGCTTTCCCGACCTGACCGACCGGCACTGGCGCTGGGGCGGCGACGCCGAAACCATCAAGGCCAGCATCCTCGGCGGTCGCAACGGCATGATGCCGGCCTGGGGCCAGGCGCTCGGCGACGACGGCGTGCGCCAGGTCGCCGCCTACGTGCGCAATCGGCTGGCCGGACTGCCGCTGGCGGAAGGCAGCGCGATCCACCTGGAGAAAGGCGCCGAACTGTTCGCCAGCAACTGTGCAGCCTGCCATGGCGCGGCCGGTACCGGCCTGGCCATGCTCGGTGCCCCGGACCTGACCCAGCCCGCCGGCTGGATCTACGGCGCCAGCCTGGCCCAGCTGCAGCAGACCATCCGCTACGGGCGCAACGGCCAGATGCCGGCCCAGGAGCAGTACCTGGGCAACGACAAGGTGCACCTGCTGGCCGCCTATGTACTGAGCCTGAGCCGCGACGGCGACGCCGCCCCGCGCCTGAGCCAGCACTGA
- a CDS encoding alpha/beta family hydrolase — MSKGQGMGIDGDQCAQGGESSTWLWNRPVGECRATLILAHGAGAPMDSDFMQQMAERLAERGVAVVRFEFAYMAARRLDGKKRPPSPQARLLDEWRRVHELVRRQVAGPLAIGGKSMGGRMASLLADELGADALVCLGYPFHAIGKPDKPRVAHLAELRTPTLIVQGERDPMGDRPKVAGYTLSQAIRVHWLAAADHDLKPLKSSGFSHQQHLQAAAQAVLAFLAP; from the coding sequence ATGAGCAAAGGGCAGGGCATGGGTATTGACGGGGATCAATGCGCCCAGGGTGGGGAGTCATCGACCTGGTTGTGGAATCGGCCCGTGGGCGAGTGTCGGGCGACGCTGATCCTCGCCCACGGCGCCGGTGCGCCGATGGACAGCGACTTCATGCAGCAGATGGCCGAACGCCTGGCGGAGCGCGGCGTGGCGGTGGTGCGCTTCGAGTTCGCCTATATGGCGGCGCGGCGGCTGGACGGCAAGAAACGCCCGCCCAGCCCCCAGGCCAGGCTGCTGGACGAGTGGCGCCGAGTCCATGAGCTGGTGCGGCGACAGGTCGCGGGGCCGCTGGCGATCGGCGGCAAGTCCATGGGCGGGCGCATGGCCAGCCTGCTGGCCGATGAGCTGGGTGCCGATGCCCTGGTGTGCCTGGGCTATCCCTTCCACGCCATCGGCAAGCCCGACAAGCCGCGGGTCGCGCATTTGGCCGAGTTGCGCACGCCGACCCTGATCGTCCAGGGCGAGCGCGACCCCATGGGCGACCGCCCGAAGGTGGCCGGCTATACCCTGTCACAGGCGATCCGGGTGCACTGGCTGGCGGCCGCCGACCACGACCTCAAGCCGCTGAAAAGCTCGGGTTTCAGCCACCAGCAGCATCTGCAGGCGGCCGCGCAGGCGGTGCTGGCGTTCCTCGCGCCCTAG
- the ccoG gene encoding cytochrome c oxidase accessory protein CcoG, which translates to MSSQIPVKDVTPAPSKVESVDLYANREKIYTRAFTGLFRNLRMLGGALLFILYFGTVWLSWDGRQAVWWDLPARKFHIFGATYWPQDFVLLSALLIIAAFGLFFITVFAGRVWCGYTCPQSVFTWVFMWAEKVTEGDRNQRIKLDKAPMTGRKLLRKAAKHGIWVAVSLATALTFVGYFAPIRELIPELLTLEASGWAVFWVGFFTLATYGNAGWLREQVCIYMCPYARFQSVMFDQDTLIVSYDPRRGEHRGPRKKDADYKAEGLGDCIDCKMCVQVCPTGIDIRDGLQIECIGCAACIDACDSIMDKMNYPKGLISYTTEHNLSGQQTHLARPRLIGYALALLAMIGLFVWAIANRPLVELDVIKDRVLYRENEAGRIENVYTLKIMNKSQRDVTYLIEADGLDGLVYEGKREVKALAGEVLSLPVELSIEPEKLPSSANEIRFRVQSIDDARITNDADSRFIGPAVR; encoded by the coding sequence ATGAGTTCGCAGATTCCGGTAAAAGACGTCACCCCTGCCCCGTCCAAGGTCGAGTCCGTCGACCTCTACGCCAATCGCGAAAAGATCTACACCCGCGCCTTCACCGGCCTGTTCCGCAACCTGCGCATGCTCGGTGGCGCCCTGCTGTTCATCCTCTATTTCGGCACCGTGTGGCTCAGCTGGGATGGTCGCCAGGCCGTCTGGTGGGACCTGCCGGCGCGCAAGTTCCATATCTTCGGCGCCACCTACTGGCCCCAGGACTTCGTCCTGCTCTCGGCCCTGCTGATCATCGCCGCCTTCGGCCTGTTCTTCATCACCGTGTTCGCCGGCCGCGTCTGGTGCGGCTACACCTGCCCGCAGAGCGTGTTCACCTGGGTGTTCATGTGGGCGGAGAAGGTCACCGAGGGCGACCGCAACCAGCGCATAAAGCTGGACAAGGCGCCGATGACCGGCCGCAAGCTCCTGCGCAAGGCGGCCAAGCACGGCATCTGGGTCGCGGTATCCCTGGCCACGGCGCTGACCTTCGTCGGCTACTTCGCGCCGATCCGCGAGCTGATTCCCGAACTGCTGACCCTTGAGGCCAGCGGCTGGGCGGTGTTCTGGGTCGGCTTCTTCACCCTCGCCACCTACGGCAACGCCGGCTGGTTGCGCGAGCAGGTGTGCATCTACATGTGCCCCTACGCCCGCTTCCAGAGCGTGATGTTCGACCAGGATACCCTGATCGTCTCCTACGACCCGCGCCGCGGCGAGCACCGCGGGCCGCGCAAGAAGGACGCCGACTACAAGGCCGAGGGCCTCGGCGACTGCATCGACTGCAAGATGTGCGTGCAGGTCTGCCCGACCGGCATCGACATCCGCGACGGCCTGCAGATCGAATGCATCGGCTGCGCCGCCTGCATCGACGCCTGCGACAGCATCATGGACAAGATGAACTACCCGAAAGGGCTGATCAGCTACACCACCGAGCACAACCTGTCGGGGCAGCAGACCCACCTGGCCCGGCCGCGTCTGATCGGCTACGCCCTGGCCCTGCTGGCGATGATCGGCCTGTTCGTCTGGGCCATCGCCAACCGCCCCCTGGTGGAACTGGACGTGATCAAGGACCGCGTGCTGTACCGCGAGAACGAGGCCGGCCGTATCGAGAACGTCTACACCCTGAAGATCATGAACAAGTCCCAGCGCGACGTGACCTACCTGATCGAAGCCGACGGTCTCGACGGCCTGGTCTACGAAGGCAAGCGCGAGGTCAAGGCGCTGGCCGGCGAGGTCCTGAGCCTGCCGGTAGAGCTGTCGATCGAGCCCGAGAAGCTGCCGTCCAGCGCCAACGAAATCCGCTTCCGCGTCCAGTCCATCGACGATGCGCGCATCACCAACGACGCCGACAGCCGCTTCATCGGCCCGGCCGTCCGCTGA
- the ccoN gene encoding cytochrome-c oxidase, cbb3-type subunit I yields the protein MSTAISQTAYNYKVVRQFAVMTVIWGVIGMGLGVFIAAQLVWPELNLGMEWTSFGRLRPLHTNAVIFAFGGCALFATSYYVVQRTSQARLISDGLAAFTFWGWQAVIVLAVITLPMGYTSSKEYAELEWPIDILLGIVWISYLLVFFGTILKRKTKHIYVGNWFFGAFILVTAMLHIVNSMEMPVSLFKSYSMYAGATDAMIQWWYGHNAVGFFLTTGFLGMMYYFVPKQAERPIYSYRLSIVHFWALITLYIWAGPHHLHYTALPDWAQSLGMAMSVILLAPSWGGMINGMMSLSGAWHKLRTDPILRFLVVSLAFYGMSTFEGPMMAIKTVNALSHYTDWTIGHVHAGALGWVAMISIGSLYHLIPKVFGREQMHSIALINAHFWLATIGTVLYIASMWVNGITQGLMWRAVNEDGTLTYSFVEALEASHPGFVVRMIGGAFFVAGMLLMAYNTYRTVRAAKPAEYEAAAQIPAGVAH from the coding sequence ATGAGCACAGCAATCAGTCAGACTGCTTATAACTACAAGGTGGTCCGCCAGTTCGCCGTAATGACGGTGATCTGGGGGGTCATCGGCATGGGTCTAGGCGTGTTCATTGCCGCACAACTCGTGTGGCCGGAACTCAACCTGGGCATGGAATGGACGAGCTTCGGCCGTCTGCGTCCCCTGCACACCAACGCGGTGATCTTCGCCTTCGGCGGTTGCGCCCTGTTCGCCACGTCCTACTACGTGGTCCAGCGCACCAGCCAAGCGCGCCTGATCTCCGACGGTCTGGCCGCCTTCACCTTCTGGGGTTGGCAAGCGGTAATCGTGCTGGCTGTCATCACCCTGCCCATGGGCTACACCAGCTCCAAGGAGTACGCCGAGCTGGAATGGCCGATCGACATCCTCCTGGGCATCGTCTGGATCAGCTACCTGCTGGTGTTCTTCGGCACCATCCTCAAGCGCAAGACCAAGCACATCTACGTGGGCAACTGGTTCTTCGGTGCCTTCATCTTGGTCACCGCCATGCTGCACATCGTCAACAGCATGGAAATGCCGGTCAGCCTGTTCAAGTCCTACTCCATGTACGCGGGTGCGACCGATGCGATGATCCAGTGGTGGTACGGCCACAACGCCGTGGGCTTCTTCCTCACCACCGGCTTCCTGGGGATGATGTACTACTTCGTGCCCAAGCAGGCCGAGCGTCCGATCTACTCCTACCGCCTGTCCATCGTGCACTTCTGGGCGCTGATCACCCTGTATATCTGGGCCGGCCCGCACCACCTGCACTACACCGCCCTGCCGGACTGGGCCCAGTCCCTCGGCATGGCCATGTCGGTGATCCTCCTGGCCCCGAGCTGGGGCGGCATGATCAACGGCATGATGAGCCTGTCCGGCGCCTGGCATAAGCTGCGCACCGACCCGATCCTGCGCTTCCTCGTGGTGTCCCTGGCGTTCTACGGCATGAGCACCTTCGAAGGCCCGATGATGGCGATCAAGACCGTCAACGCCCTGTCGCACTACACCGACTGGACCATCGGCCACGTCCACGCCGGCGCCCTCGGCTGGGTCGCGATGATCTCCATCGGCTCGCTCTACCACCTGATCCCCAAGGTGTTCGGCCGCGAGCAGATGCACAGCATCGCCCTGATCAACGCGCACTTCTGGCTGGCCACCATCGGCACCGTGCTGTACATCGCCTCGATGTGGGTCAACGGCATCACCCAGGGCCTGATGTGGCGCGCGGTCAACGAAGACGGCACCCTCACCTACTCCTTCGTCGAAGCCCTGGAAGCCAGCCACCCCGGCTTCGTGGTGCGCATGATCGGCGGCGCCTTCTTCGTCGCCGGCATGCTGCTGATGGCCTACAACACCTATCGCACCGTGCGTGCCGCCAAGCCGGCTGAATACGAGGCGGCTGCGCAGATTCCCGCCGGAGTAGCTCACTGA
- a CDS encoding methyl-accepting chemotaxis protein, giving the protein MRNNQPVTQRERSFPAQQRLISTTDAKGQITYCNEAFIEISGFGRDELMGAPHNLVRHPDVPSAVFEHMWQTLKQGKPWMGIVKNRRKNGDHYWVNAYVTPMLEKGQLVGYESVRVKPTAEQVRRAEALYQRINAGKSAIPSRDRWLPVLQNWLPFILVSQAGFLVGAWLDSSWGFLLAALLCVPLGLAGVNWQQRGIKRLLQLAEQTTSDPLIAQMYSDSRGAQGRLEMSMLSQEARLKTCLTRLQDSAEYLTQQAQRADALAQNSSAGLDRQRQETEQVATAVNEMAATTLEVASNVARTAIATQEANRLTSQGRNIAAETREAIQRLSLSVGETGETVTRLAQDSNEIGGVVDVIKGIADQTNLLALNAAIEAARAGEMGRGFAVVADEVRSLAQRTAESTEQIHQLIAKLQRTAEEAVMTMEIGRKQADDGVDSVQKADQALAGISDAVANIADMANQIAAAAEEQSAVADEINQNITNIAQLADQTAGEAQSTAQLSGELTATARGQYSLVERFNR; this is encoded by the coding sequence ATGCGCAACAACCAACCCGTCACCCAGCGTGAACGCAGTTTTCCGGCCCAGCAGCGCCTGATCTCCACCACCGACGCCAAGGGCCAGATCACCTACTGCAACGAAGCCTTCATCGAGATCAGCGGCTTCGGTCGCGATGAGCTGATGGGCGCGCCGCACAACCTGGTGCGCCACCCCGACGTGCCCTCGGCGGTGTTCGAGCACATGTGGCAGACCCTCAAGCAGGGCAAGCCGTGGATGGGCATCGTCAAGAACCGCCGCAAGAACGGCGACCACTACTGGGTCAACGCCTACGTCACGCCGATGCTGGAGAAGGGCCAACTGGTCGGTTACGAGTCGGTGCGGGTCAAGCCCACCGCCGAGCAGGTGCGCCGCGCCGAGGCCCTGTACCAGCGGATCAACGCCGGCAAGTCGGCGATTCCCAGCCGCGACCGCTGGCTGCCGGTACTGCAGAACTGGCTGCCGTTCATCCTGGTCAGCCAGGCCGGCTTCCTGGTCGGCGCCTGGCTCGACTCCAGCTGGGGCTTCCTGCTGGCCGCCCTGCTCTGCGTGCCGCTCGGCCTGGCCGGCGTGAACTGGCAGCAACGGGGAATCAAGCGCCTGCTGCAGCTGGCCGAGCAAACCACCTCCGACCCGCTGATCGCGCAGATGTACAGTGACAGCCGCGGTGCCCAGGGCCGCCTGGAAATGTCCATGCTCAGCCAGGAGGCCCGCCTGAAGACCTGCCTGACCCGCCTGCAGGACAGCGCCGAATACCTGACCCAGCAGGCGCAGCGCGCCGACGCCCTGGCCCAGAACAGCTCGGCCGGCCTCGACCGCCAGCGCCAGGAGACCGAGCAGGTGGCCACCGCGGTCAACGAGATGGCCGCCACCACCCTGGAGGTGGCGAGCAACGTGGCGCGCACCGCCATCGCCACCCAGGAAGCCAATCGCCTGACCAGCCAGGGCCGCAACATCGCCGCGGAAACCCGTGAGGCGATCCAGCGCCTGTCCCTGTCGGTCGGCGAAACCGGCGAGACCGTGACCCGCCTGGCCCAGGACAGCAACGAGATCGGCGGCGTGGTCGACGTGATCAAGGGCATCGCCGACCAGACCAACCTGCTCGCCCTCAACGCCGCCATCGAGGCGGCCCGCGCCGGCGAGATGGGCCGCGGCTTCGCCGTGGTAGCCGACGAGGTGCGCTCGCTGGCCCAGCGCACCGCCGAGTCCACCGAGCAGATCCATCAGCTGATCGCCAAGCTGCAGCGCACCGCCGAGGAAGCGGTGATGACCATGGAGATCGGCCGCAAGCAGGCCGACGACGGCGTCGACAGCGTGCAGAAGGCCGACCAGGCCCTGGCCGGAATCAGCGACGCGGTGGCCAATATCGCCGACATGGCCAACCAGATCGCCGCCGCGGCCGAGGAGCAGAGCGCGGTGGCCGATGAGATCAACCAGAACATCACCAACATCGCCCAGCTGGCCGACCAGACCGCCGGCGAGGCCCAGAGCACGGCCCAGCTCAGCGGCGAGCTGACGGCCACCGCCCGCGGCCAGTACTCCCTGGTGGAGCGCTTCAACCGCTGA
- a CDS encoding cbb3-type cytochrome oxidase subunit 3 has product MTFDIIDIGTLRGLGTAAVFFAFTAVLLWAYSGKRQAAFAEAARLPFADELTTAASRNDTP; this is encoded by the coding sequence ATGACCTTCGACATCATCGACATCGGCACCCTGCGCGGCCTGGGTACCGCAGCGGTGTTCTTCGCCTTCACTGCCGTGCTGCTCTGGGCCTACAGCGGCAAGCGCCAGGCGGCCTTCGCCGAAGCCGCGCGCCTGCCCTTCGCCGACGAACTCACGACTGCCGCATCGAGGAACGACACCCCATGA